Sequence from the Parvicella tangerina genome:
AAACTAAAGGGAGAACAGCGTTCTACATACAAAAACTCCATGATTACTATAATGATTGTGCCTATTACTATGGGTATAAAAACGATCTTCAAACTCAGGTAGCGTATAATAAAAAGGCCTATGAATTAGCAAAGGAACTCGGAGATAATGCTAAAATTGCTTATCACATGAATGCAATTGCGGCCTATTATCACCTCATCGGAAAGTTTGATCTTGCCGTATCTAACTTTAATGAAGCACTTGAAGTTTTTGAGAGTCAACAAGATACTTCTTCCATGATCACGTTGATGGGGAATCTTGCTTTTATGTATTATGAGCAGGGACAATACGATGATGCTATGGGACTCTATAAGAAGGCTGAGAAACTTGCAAGAGCAACGAATAGACGAAGTCATCTAGCTCATATTCTTGGTAACCTTTCGCTCGTTTATTTTCAACAAGAAGACTACGAGAAGACAGCAGCAGCCATTGATACAGCACTTAAGATCAGAGAGCAGTTAGGGGAAATGGTAAGCTATTACCTAACGTTGAATAATTATGCTGCCATGCTCAGAAAGCAGAAAAAGTACGATGTAGCCATTGATACGATTCATTCCATAATACGTGGAAGAATCAAACTTGAAGTCTGGGATGACTTGAGCTACTCTTACTACTCATTGGCAATGATTTTTAACGACCTTGAGCAGTACGATAGTGCTTTAGTTTATGGAAACAAATCGATGTATTTAGCAAAACAAATCAATTACCCAACTTTGCTTAAAGATGCGGGAAGAGCTTTGTACATGGCTTATGAAGGCTTGAACAATGGCGATTCCGCATTCAAGTATTATAAGCTGCATATTGAAATGAAAGATAGCCTATACAATGAAAAAAATGTAAACGCAGCTATTAAGAATAAATTGAGTAGTGATTTTGAAAAACAAGCAGCGGCTGATAGTGTTGCTCATGCTAAGGAACAAGAAATAAACGAAGCAGAAATTGATCGCCAGCACGCAGAGATTAGGGCAAAGAACACCATGCAGTATGGCTTAATCATTGGCCTCTTATTAGTAGTTGTTTTTGCCGTATTTATGTACAACCGATTCAAGCTGACTCAAAAGCAAAAGTCGATTATTGAAAAGCAGAAAGAGGTAGTTGAAGACCAGAAGAAAGTTGTTGAACACCAAAAGGAAGTGGTGGAAGAAAAAAATAAAGAAATTACAGACTCTATCAATTATGCAAAAAGAATTCAGGAAGCCATCCTTCCATCTCGCTATTCGTTGGTAGATAACCTAAAAAATGGTTTTGTACTTTTTAAGCCAAAAGACGTTGTGTCTGGAGATTTCTACTGGTTGGAGAACAAAGGTGAAAGTATTTATTTTGCCGCTGCGGATTGTACAGGTCATGGGGTTCCTGGAGCAATGGTTAGTGTGGTCTGTAGTAATGCGCTTTCGAAATCACTCTTAGAAGAACAAATCACAGACCCTGGAAAACTCCTGGGTAGGACACGAGAATTAATTATTCAGCGGTTCGCAAAAAGTGGTGAAGATGTGAAAGACGGGATGGATGTATCTCTCTGCAAGCTGACGGGAAACAAGTTGTACTGGGCAGGGGCAAATAATCCGTTGTGGATCATTAGAAATGGGGAGGATGCCATCACTGAGGTAAAGGCGAATAAACAGCCTGTTGGTTTATATGCAGACCCTAAGCCATTTGATACGCATGAATTTGAACTGAATAAAGGAGATACCATTTATATCTTTTCAGATGGATTTCAAGATCAGTTTGGTGGAGAAAAAGGAAAAAAACTGAAGACAGGGAATTTCAAGAAGTTGCTAATTTCAAACAATTCGCTCTCGATGGATGAAGTCAAAGGGAAGTTAGAAGACTTTTTCTTTGAATGGAAAGGAGAATTTGAGCAAGTGGATGATGTATGTGTAATTGGTGTTAGAATATAAAATGAATTGGTTGAAACACATATTAGTCTTGATTTCAGTTCTTCCAATTTTGGTCAGTGCTCAAGTTGATTCTCTGCTGAATGAGGCAGAAAATGCCAACAGTGATACGGCAAGGTTACGAAACTTAGTCCTTGTTACAGAGTACTGTGCCATTCCAGATATCGAATACTATGCAAACCAGTGTATTCATTTGTCGGATAGTTTGATTGAACTAGGGTTGTATGATGAAGAGAAGTTGTTGTTTTTTAAATCAACAGCTATCAATAACCTCGGGTTCATGCATCATGCGTATGCAGAGTATCAGCCAGCTATAGCGCAGTATGAAAAAAGCATTCAGATCTATACACAAATTAATGATTCTTTGGGTCTTGCAAGATCATTGAATAATATTGCGATGGTCTATAAAGATGCTGGAGACACAGAGAAAGCAATAGCGCTTTTGCAGCAGGCCAATGATATTTGTGCCCCAATGGGTGACTATGACCTCCATAACATCACCCTTACGAATTTTGGAACCATTTACACCCAAAAAGGAGATATTAATAAAGCCATCGAATACCTGTTTAAGGCAATTAAACTTCAGGATAAGGAAAATGATGCCTACGGGTTGGCACATAGCTATAACACCTTGGCTTCGTTGTATCACTCACAAGAAGATTTTGAAAATGCTGAAGTCTATTTTGAAAAAGCGATTGAACAATCTAAACAGGCAAATGACTTTGATATTTTGGCTAGCTGCTATAACAATCTTGGTTTTATACATGATCTGAAGGAAAAGGATTCTTTAGCTCTTGTTTACTACGAAAAATCACTTGACCTCAGGTTGAAAATAAATGATCGGAAAGGTGAAGCAGAATGCTACAGTAACATGGGGTCATATTTTTTGGAGCATGGTGATACATTAAAAGGGTTAGATTTAATAGAACAATCGATTGAGATTAGAGAAGAAACAGGAGAAGCAGAAGGGTTGAGTAATTCTTATCAAAAGATTGCGGGTATTATGCTGGATAGGGGAGAGCTAAATAAGGCATTGGATTATGGGGAAAAGTCGTATGCGCTAGCTAAACAAATAGGCTATTCAGAAGACATTAGAAACAGTTCTTTGGTGTTGAGTCAAATTCAAGCTCAATTGGGTAACTTCAAAGAGGCTTACCAAATGCATGTGGCTTATCTGGCAGCGAGAGACTCTCTTTTCAATAAAGAAAATCAAAAGAACATTATTCAGGAACAAGTAGATTATGAATATGCTAAAAAGCATCTTGCTGATAGTCTGAATACGGCAAAAACACTGGAAATTGCTCAATTGGAGAAAGAGCACCAACAAAAGGAATTGGATAAAGCCAATCAAAGAAATATTGCGATGCTTATCGGTATAGTCCTTTTGGTAGTAGTCGTTATTCTTGCATTTTTTGCCTATCAGAATAAGAAAAGATCAGAGCAGACAATTTCTCAACAAAAAATCAAGGTCGAAGAGCAAAAGCAGCTTTTAGAAGAAAGTAACAAAGAGATCTTAGACTCCATCACTTACGCGCATCGCATCCAGACCGCAATACTTCCTCCTGAGGACCTATTTAAAAAGCATTTGCCCAATAGTTTTGTCTTTTACCGTCCAAAAGATATTGTGGCAGGAGACTTTTATTGGTTAGAGGAGATTGACGATACCGTCATCTTTGCCGCTGCAGATTGCACAGGACATGGTGTTCCAGGAGCCTTGGTCAGCATGATTTGCAGTAATGCATTGACAAAAGTAGTAATGGAAGATGAAATTACGGATCCAGGGAAATTGCTGGATAGAACTAGAGACCTGGTCATTCAAACCTTTGCAAAAAGCAATGAAGATGTAAAGGATGGCATGGATATTTCGCTATGCAGGTTGAAAGGGAGAAGCTTATGGTGGGCTGGGGCTAATAACCCGCTATGGATCATTAAAAATCAAACGAACGAGATTGTAGAGATAAAAGGTAATAAACAGCCCGTGGGACTGTATTCGGATCCTAAACCTTTCGAGACCCATTATCTTTCGCTGGAAAGAGGAGATACGGTTTATTTATTTTCTGATGGTTATCATGATCAATTTGGCGGAGAAAAGGGTAAGAAGCTTAAAACAGGAAGTTTCAAAAAATTACTACTGCAAAATAACCATCTCGAGATGCCTGAGATCATAGAACGTCTGGATTTCTTTTTCAATGATTGGCGAGGAGACTTTGAACAGGTGGATGATGTCTGTGTGATAGGGATTCGAGTTTAATCAATAACCAGATCATTAATTATATTCTCAACCGAGTCATTAGGCGTATACCATTTTGTGGAATCATCTCTTTTAAACCATGTTAATTGTCGTTTCGCAAAATTCCGTGTGTTTTTTTTGATGAGTTCAACGGCTTCGTCTAATGAAATATCACCGTCTAAGAACTTGAATAATTCTTTATAACCGACAGTATTCAGCGAGTTTAAATGGTTGAACTCATGGACTGTCTTGACCTCTTCCAGTAAGCCTTTCTCCATCATGAGATCAACCCGTTGGTTAATGTTGTTATATACAATTTCTCGATCAGTATTCAGACCTATTTTGTGAATTTGAAAAGGTCTTTTCTTTTGCTTGCCTTTTCTGAATGAAGAATAGGGTTTCCCCGAAACACGACAAACTTCAAGGGCCCTGATCAGCCGCTGTGGATTCTGAATATTCATCTTTTCGAAATGCAAGGGGTCTTTTTCTTTGAGTTCTAGCTGAAGAGCCGCTATCCCTTTATCGTCAAGTTCCTGAACGAGTTGCTCTCTGATTTTCTTATCCTTTGGTATGTCATCAATCCCTTTACACACAGCATCCACATAAAGTCCTGAACCACCAACAAGTATGGCAACAGGATTTTTGCTGAAAACAACTTCCAACGTTGAAATGGCATCTGCTTCAAATTTTCCAACATTGTACTCATCGTGAATACTTAAACTATCAATAAAATAATGGGGAACACCATCCATTTCTTCAGGTGTTGGTTTTGCCGTTCCGATAGCGATTTCTTTGAAAAATTGCCTACTGTCAGCACTTAGGATCGGACAGTTGAAGTGCTTAGCAAGTTTGATTGATAAGCTTGTCTTTCCTATGGCCGTAGGGCCAACGATTACAATAAGGTGAGTATTCTTTGCCATGACTTGAACCATGGCAAAGGTATTATTTAATTACTTTCACTGTATGACTGACACCTTTATCTTCTATGATCATAATGTAAGTACCAGCTGGAAGATCATAATGAGAAACAATCGTTCTGTTCTCAGAAGTGTTTTCAACTTGAGTAGTCTTAACAACCTGTCCCAAGTTATTAAACACGTTCACTGTGTAGAAATCTGATGAAGTTTTGTAAAGGATGTTCCAGTCATTATAATCATTCAAAACACTTACGTTCTCCTCAGAAAACTCAACCACTCTAGTAGGAGACAACTTATAGCTTCCATCAAAATCAACCGTTCTTAAACGGTAATATGATTTTCCGTTCAGAGGATAATAATCTACCGAAGTGTATTCTAACGTTGTTGTAGAATTTCCAGCTGCATCTTCAGCAAGAAGATCATGGAAATTGATTCCGTCCTTACTTCTTTCGATCACGAAGTGAGAAACGTTGATCTCAGATTCTGTTACCCACATCAAGTCAACCTTATCAATATTCTTTTTCGCTTCAAATACTATTAATTCAGATGGTAGAGGAGAGTTGATGTTTGAAAGTGTCCACGGAGAAAACGTGGTTATGCCTGGAACTGTTACCGTATATCCCCCTGTGATAATACCTGTAGTTTGTCCAGGATAAATAGTTTCATCCCATTCATTTGTTCCCGTATCATAGCGTTGAGCGATCATAGAAACATAGTCATTATAAGGAGCTATTGGCAGTTCGGATATCGAATAGCCAAATGTCAATGTAGCCGTGGGACTTCCCGAAGGGTCAATTTGCCAAAAGCGATCAGCCGTTGCATCTCTGTTGTCGGGAGCTAGACCTGTTGTGCTGGCTAAGTTAGTTACGTTGACTGGTAAGCTGGGCCAGGGCTGATTATTAGCGGGAGTCCCATACGTAGATACAGATACAGTGCCCGCATTTCCTGCAGTTACATTGAAAGTAAATGGAATATAAGTTCCACCCACACCATCAGCAAAAGGATAAATATGGTCTCCACCAATTGCATTGATCACCCAATTGATCTTACCGTTGTTAGCACCCGTTCCAGAACCAGATTCATCAACAATAGATCCAGAAGTTCTTGTAATTGCTCCGGTGCCTGTGTTGTTTAATGTTAACTCATTACCGTTCAATTGAATTTGGTCGTCTGAAAGCGCTAAAATTCCAGCTGACTCAATGTTGACATTGTCGTTCAGTATTAACGTTCCTCCAGATTTACTTAATGTGATATTATTAAACGCTTCTGCTGCTTGACCAGTATTTATGTGTTGGTCAGCTCCACCATCAAATATTACCGTTGAACTAATATGATCCAACGATTGTGTAGTATTACTATTTGTGTAATCACCTGCAAGATTCAAAGTTCCGTTAGGGTTAAGATCTAGTCTTCCATTAGCATTGATGGTCATGTTCCCATTTACATCTAAGGTAGCGGAAGCACTGTTGTTAATTAACCTTGCATTTGAACCACTTGAGCCATCTATGGTTACGTTACCAACAGTTAAAGAACCAGAGCCTGTAGTCTCAACTATTAGCGTTCCTGTACCTCCTGTTTTGTTGATCGTCAATCCATTCGTTAGGGTAAGATCTCCATTGGAAACAATCGTAAGTAGGTTATTAGTTGCATTATTCGTACTGATCGTCACGCTATTTGCTACAGCTGAACCACATCCAGTTCCAACTTCACAGTTGTTGCTAGCGGTTTGGTTGATTGTTACGTCAGTCGCAGCTGTTGGAACATAACCATCATCCCAGTTAAAACAATCACACCAATCTGTGTCGGTATTACCTGTCCAAAGACCATGAGTACCACCACTACCATACACGTCCAGTTGCACTGCGTCAGAAGCAGCATAGCACGTGGCCGTATTTTCTCTAATTTGACAGTAGTATTGATAGTCATCATACCCATCTGACGGAGAAATTGTTAAAGTGGCTGATGTAGCCCCAGAATAATCACCACCATTTGTAACAGCGGTCCAACCTGCATCGCCAGGTGCTGCATAATACCACTGATAAGCTAAAGCGTTTCCGCCTACAAAACCTTCTGAACCAGCTACACTTAATTGAACATCATTTCCTGCACATGTAGTCGAAGTTGAGGGGTTGGTCGTAACCGATGGTGCTGTTGGAGTTCCAGCGGGATTATATGATCCCAGGTCTGAACAGCTTTCAGTACTTTGATCCCAGTCTCCTGTTTCATCCCAGCCTGTATAAGGGGGAGTATTGTTAGGTGATGTTTTTCTTCTATAAACGTAGCCAGCCCCACCAGTAAAAGACGTTCCTGGAGTTCCCCATTTATCAATAGCTGCCCCTCCACTGGTCTCTAGCCAAATACCATCGTCTGTATTAATTCCTGTGCCTGCAACTAATTGATCCAAGACACCAGAGCATAGCGAACTACTGTTTCCTATTACGTAAGTATCACCATCAGCTAAAGTTCCAGATAGCGCATAATATTGATCGAAAGAACCATTGTTGTTTTGATGAATCTGATAATTAGCTAAGTTGACAGAGGCACTGGTTCCATTATAAATTTCGTAATAATAGGTGTCTCCTGAACCAGCGTCATATACCTCAGAAATGAATAGGTCAGAATAGGTAGGAGTACTATTTTCGCAGGAAGTCAGATCAGTATCTATTATTGTAAATGAGGAATAGGATGCATCACAAGGTTGAGAATCGGTAACGACTATGTCGCCCGTTGCTGCACCAACGGGAACAATAGCCTCAATCTCTGTTGATGAAACTACCACGAATGTTGCTGAAGTTCCATCGAATGTAACATCAGTGGCTCCTGTAAACCCTCCACCTGATGCGGTTATCGTAACCACAGTTCCTTCAGGACCATTGGTAGGAGATATACCAGTAATTGTGGGGGGCGTACACGATGGTGCGCAAGTATTTGTATGACCAGCGTTTGCAGATCCAGTCGTATAACTGGTTACGATCCATTCTGAATTTGTAGCGTTAGTGCCAGCTGAGGAGGTCCAGTTGGTATTGGGATCACAAATGGTAGACTTTCTAGTAAGTCGGTGATCTTTTGTTGCATTTGACGTTCCTGCTACGTTCCATCCTGTTCCAGGATCTGCACCGTCAGTTCCAACTGCGTCAATGAGTACACCGAATTTTGCTAAACCAACAGCATCATCACCATTCCAGGAAGCCGTTCCGCTGTAAAGGTCGGCTCCTGGGACATCGCCTGAGTTATTTGCAATTACATAGGTGCTACCGTCATTTAATGTTCCAGAAAGTGCTATCGTTGCTTCTGGCCAACTACCACCATTACTAATTCTCCAAATGTCGTAATTCCCAAGGTTAACAGGAGCTCCTGTACCATTATAGATCTCAATATATTTCGAGTTACCCGAACTACCTTCTCCATATTCAGAGATAATAAGGTCAGAAGTTTGAGCATTTATTTTATAAAACGAAAGCGATAATATTAAGGCTGCAAGGGTTAGTAAAAAGTTTTTCATTGGTTCATAATCATGCAGTTTGGCTTGTATCATGGTTTCGGGCACGTTTGCCTTCAAGGAGTTCATGATTTAAGCTAAACAAAACTACTTATGAACACATAGTTTTTGGTTAAGTGAGTTTTAAGCGTGTTTTAAAGGATGTTAAGAAAAAATAAACCTGTAAGTAGTGAATTACAGGTTTATCTTCTTTAATGTTTTGCCACTTTAGTGTACGATCTTCTTCACGACAGAATTATTATTGGTAACCAGACGAATAATGTACTGTTGCTCGGTTGGAAGGTCCAAGGTAATCAACCCATCACGGTCTGAAACCTGAAGCTGCTTCACTAACTTACCTTCTATGGTATAGATCTCAAAAAATGATCCGTAGGTCAAGTTAGAAAACCTAATTTCCAAGGTGTTTTCAATGGAAACTGGTGTGAAGTCTTCATAACTAGAAAATTCAACCAATTTTACTTCAGATTTATCGAAGGAACCATCAAAATCATATTGGTAAATTCTGTAATAATTATCACCAATTTGTGGGTTCATATCTGTAAAGGTATACTTATTTAATACAGAGGAATTACCTTGACCTTTAACTTCTCCAATAGGCTTATAGCTCTCTCCATTGACAGATCGCATCACCACAAACTTGTCGTTATTAATTTCACTGGCAGTTTCCCAAACAAGGTCGACCGCAAAATCTTTCCTTACAGCTTCAAAGTAAAGGAGCTCAACTGGAAGTGTAACATCGCGGACAGAACAACCATCATTACCATAGTTGTAAGCGGGTGCTGCGCAGTACTCAAATTCTGCATAGTCACCGTCTGCACCAGACAGAGAGTTTGGCAAATATTCATATTCGGTTGTTGTAGTTAAACCATTTACATCGGTTATTTCAGTAGAGAAATATCTGGACCCTGCACCTGAGTTCGCAAAGTTTCCACCACTTCCCCAACTAGCATCTGTTGAAAAGAGTAAATAAATGGGACCATTTCCACATAGACTTGTGAAGTCATAGGCACTGGCACATACATTATTTGACATTAATAGCACTGTAGAATGAGCAGGTATTGTTCCCACGGTTACAGCATCTTGGAATAGTGAGCAGCCAGCAGCTGCGTTAAAGGAAGCTGTTAAAGCTCCGTCTGCAGTAAAGGCATCAGTAAAAGTTGTTGAAGCAGGATAAGAAGTGCCGTAACTTACATTTACATTCGCAGCGTTGGATACATCTATTGCAACATTTCCAATCTCCAGAGCAAAGAATTCATTGTAGCCCTCAGCACCACAAATAGCATCGCAGCTATTAACCATTGCTGTAATCATTTCTGGGTCATTTTCACTTCTTGCTCTGAACTGTGCAGCATCACTTGCTGTACTACATGAACCGTCTTCGGTGCAGACACAATAGAATTGGTATCCATTATAGGTTTCTATATCTGATGCATTTCCAGTAATCGAAAGGTTGGCTGATGTTTCTCCAGAAACTGTAGCTAGAGGAAAAGCTCCAGCTGTAACAGTGCTCCAACCCGCTGCAGATCCATCATTGTAATACCATTGGTAGGTCAATGCCCCTCCACCAGAGCCAGCAGCAGCTGTGATATCCTTGAGAATACTACAAGCATGTGAGTCATTTGGTTCAGAAGTAATACTTGGGTGAGTGTCGTAAACTACACCAAAACTTCCCAGATCTGCACAGGTTTCCACGTTATTTATTGTCCAGTCAGCGGCATTCCATGTTGTGGTAGGGCCAGAAGCTGCAACATCTCTTGTGATAGAGTATCCTGTATTCCCTGGGCACTCAACCCAATCCACATCTGTCCCGTTGTGAACCAACATTATTCCGTCATTTTCATTAATCCCTGCTCCTGCTTCAGTGAAATCCCATGTTTCGGTACATGTGTTGGCTGAGGTACCAATATTCAATAGAAATACCCCACCAGCTGGAATTACTCCAGAAAGAGAAATAGTTCTGGTTGGAGAGGCATCACCTGCAGTTGCATATCTCTCAATCGTGTAATTCTCAGCTCCTAAATCAATTGCACTACCAGTTGGGTTGAATAATTCGATGTACCAAACATTTGCAGCATCTGAATCGTAAACTTCAGAAATAATAAGGTCAGAGAAAGAAGTACTTCCACCACATAAACCAGCTGTTGAAATCAACGTGAAATTGCTGGCCGTACTAACTGTACATCCTCCTTCATCAATATCGATCGTATTGTCAGTAGCCCCTGCAGGAATTTCAACGATGATAGAAGTTGAGCTGACAAACTGAACGGTTGCAGCGATTCCTCCTATATCAGCCGTTGTACTGGTTGTGAACCCTGTTCCTGTGATGGTAACAGCGGTTCCTTCTGGTCCTGAAGTAGGGGCAAAACTGCTCACCGAATGTGTTGGAGTACAGGATTCTACGATAGTAATAGACCATCCATTCAAAACTCCAGTATCAGCACCAGCATCATCACACACCCTGATAATCCATGTTCCAGTTGGTGTCTCGCCATTAAATGTAGCTAAGGTTCCTCCTGTCGTTTGCAAAATTTCGTCCACTGCTCCATCTAATGTGTGATCAGTTGTGTACGTTGTGTTAGCTGATCCATCATCAAAAGTGGCTTCAAGGTTAGCCGCCCCAGCACCTTGACCATCGAAAATAGTTACTATAGTTCCTGTTGGAGATTCTACTTCAATTTGTAGGTCACCTCTGTAGGTGTGTTCTATAAAAACATCCACATCAATATCTGCAATGGGGTTCGTTCCTGAATAATTAAAGGTCATCTCAACATTGTCATTCAAAGCACACCCATCGTCAGGGATCGCTGCCGTAGGAACTACACTACAAACGACATCTTGTAAACTCCAGTCAGTTCCATTTCTGGTCCAAACTTTAAAACAATACGAAACTCCGTTGGTAAGTCCTGTTACGTTTACAGAAGTTCCTACTCCTTTGTATACAACATATTCATTATTAGAACCAGAACAATCTACGCAAGTTCCGCTTCCATAAGTTGGATTAGCTGTATACCCAGAACCATTCCCGCTAGGTGTAAAACCAATTGTGCCATCCTCAGCAACGATTAATACTTCATCAAAACAATATGCAGGGTTCGTCCAAGTAATTGAAGCAGATTGGTTTCCTGCAGTCACTGCAAAGCCAGATACGTTGTCTGGAGGTGATGGACATGGCGTTGTTTGATTTCCTGTGGTGGGTGAGGTTGTGTTATAACAATCCGATGAACTGTTAAATTCATAAACGGCAACGTGATAAGTAACATTGGGAGTTAGTCCAGTTACCGAAACAGAAGCTCCAGTTCCGTTATAGACAACAAAATTTCCAGTTCCAATCTCGTCAGGTGTACCGCTGAAGTCGTTATCTGCAGTATAACTAGTTCCATCTACCGGATCAGCATCCACAGCAGAACCTTCATGTACCAGAACAATTGAGTTTGTTCCGTTTCCACCTGTCCAGTCAACAGTGAATCCAGTGCTTGTTACTGAGGAGAAACTTACCGAAGTAGGTTGTGCAGTAGGGTCATCACAAAGTGTGGTCGTGTTTCCTGTCAAAGGGCTTGTCAAATAGTAACAGTCATCTGCGGTATTGTATTCGTAAATAGCGACATAGTAGTCGGTGTTCGGATTAAGATTGGTAACCGTTACAGGTCCACCATCTCCCGTGTACATCACAAAGTTGCCAGTTCCTATTTCATCTGGAGCGCCTGACCAATCATTGTCTGCCGTATAGCCAGTTCCATTTACGGGCCCACTGTCAACAGCACTTCCTTCATGAACTAATACAATTTGACTGTCACCATCGCCAGCATCTGTCCAGCTAATTTGCATGGATGTAGAGGTAATTGAACTAAAATTGATTGAGTTAGGTTGAGTTGTTGGGGCTACGCATGGGCAGTAGTCACCATAAACAGTGAAATTGTCAAAGCCAGCATAGTCGGATCCACCATTTTGAGTGATGCTTAAAGTTAGCGATACCGTAGTTGCTGTTCCGATTGGAATGTCAACATTTCCTTCCTCAGAATAGTTGCTACTGCCGTTGATTAATTGCACAGAACCTTGTCCTACACCATCTATGAACACTTCATAGAAAACGTCATCGCCACTATCAAATTCGAATACATCATAGTCGAAGGAAATTCCAACGTTAGCAACTCCAGAAACATTAACACTGTTAAAAGTGATGATATCGTTGTCGTTTATATCATTCAATCCCCAAAAGTTTCCTGTTATACTCGCATAATTGACGTTTGCCAAAGAGTTTGTAATGCCCCAAAAAGCTTCATCTCCTTCTTCAGCTGTAGAATATCCCCAAGTTGTTCCAGAGTCAAAATCTTGAGCAAATAAGGTTCCTCCTGAAGCTTGTTCATCATCAGAAATGGTTAGGGTGTAAGTAGATTGAGTTCCTACCGCTGGTGTCCCTTGTCCACCGGTTACATTAGTTATGGTAAAGACAAAAGTTTCCGCACCATCACAAGTTCCATTGTCTACTATATTGAGTGTGTAACTATCAGTCGT
This genomic interval carries:
- a CDS encoding tetratricopeptide repeat protein → MKVFLVIFLSVCSYLSIAQSHLVDTTDFNQLTTFERELIEEYTPKIREEKDDSAKLVLINELYMQFNDNDVWILYTELMKPILDHYLETKGRTAFYIQKLHDYYNDCAYYYGYKNDLQTQVAYNKKAYELAKELGDNAKIAYHMNAIAAYYHLIGKFDLAVSNFNEALEVFESQQDTSSMITLMGNLAFMYYEQGQYDDAMGLYKKAEKLARATNRRSHLAHILGNLSLVYFQQEDYEKTAAAIDTALKIREQLGEMVSYYLTLNNYAAMLRKQKKYDVAIDTIHSIIRGRIKLEVWDDLSYSYYSLAMIFNDLEQYDSALVYGNKSMYLAKQINYPTLLKDAGRALYMAYEGLNNGDSAFKYYKLHIEMKDSLYNEKNVNAAIKNKLSSDFEKQAAADSVAHAKEQEINEAEIDRQHAEIRAKNTMQYGLIIGLLLVVVFAVFMYNRFKLTQKQKSIIEKQKEVVEDQKKVVEHQKEVVEEKNKEITDSINYAKRIQEAILPSRYSLVDNLKNGFVLFKPKDVVSGDFYWLENKGESIYFAAADCTGHGVPGAMVSVVCSNALSKSLLEEQITDPGKLLGRTRELIIQRFAKSGEDVKDGMDVSLCKLTGNKLYWAGANNPLWIIRNGEDAITEVKANKQPVGLYADPKPFDTHEFELNKGDTIYIFSDGFQDQFGGEKGKKLKTGNFKKLLISNNSLSMDEVKGKLEDFFFEWKGEFEQVDDVCVIGVRI
- a CDS encoding tetratricopeptide repeat protein, with amino-acid sequence MKHILVLISVLPILVSAQVDSLLNEAENANSDTARLRNLVLVTEYCAIPDIEYYANQCIHLSDSLIELGLYDEEKLLFFKSTAINNLGFMHHAYAEYQPAIAQYEKSIQIYTQINDSLGLARSLNNIAMVYKDAGDTEKAIALLQQANDICAPMGDYDLHNITLTNFGTIYTQKGDINKAIEYLFKAIKLQDKENDAYGLAHSYNTLASLYHSQEDFENAEVYFEKAIEQSKQANDFDILASCYNNLGFIHDLKEKDSLALVYYEKSLDLRLKINDRKGEAECYSNMGSYFLEHGDTLKGLDLIEQSIEIREETGEAEGLSNSYQKIAGIMLDRGELNKALDYGEKSYALAKQIGYSEDIRNSSLVLSQIQAQLGNFKEAYQMHVAYLAARDSLFNKENQKNIIQEQVDYEYAKKHLADSLNTAKTLEIAQLEKEHQQKELDKANQRNIAMLIGIVLLVVVVILAFFAYQNKKRSEQTISQQKIKVEEQKQLLEESNKEILDSITYAHRIQTAILPPEDLFKKHLPNSFVFYRPKDIVAGDFYWLEEIDDTVIFAAADCTGHGVPGALVSMICSNALTKVVMEDEITDPGKLLDRTRDLVIQTFAKSNEDVKDGMDISLCRLKGRSLWWAGANNPLWIIKNQTNEIVEIKGNKQPVGLYSDPKPFETHYLSLERGDTVYLFSDGYHDQFGGEKGKKLKTGSFKKLLLQNNHLEMPEIIERLDFFFNDWRGDFEQVDDVCVIGIRV
- the miaA gene encoding tRNA (adenosine(37)-N6)-dimethylallyltransferase MiaA encodes the protein MAKNTHLIVIVGPTAIGKTSLSIKLAKHFNCPILSADSRQFFKEIAIGTAKPTPEEMDGVPHYFIDSLSIHDEYNVGKFEADAISTLEVVFSKNPVAILVGGSGLYVDAVCKGIDDIPKDKKIREQLVQELDDKGIAALQLELKEKDPLHFEKMNIQNPQRLIRALEVCRVSGKPYSSFRKGKQKKRPFQIHKIGLNTDREIVYNNINQRVDLMMEKGLLEEVKTVHEFNHLNSLNTVGYKELFKFLDGDISLDEAVELIKKNTRNFAKRQLTWFKRDDSTKWYTPNDSVENIINDLVID